One Halovivax ruber XH-70 genomic region harbors:
- a CDS encoding O-methyltransferase yields MPSYIDEEAERYVRALGPEHDDLHAEMAAFADEHDFPIIGPDAGGVLRSYAAATQAERIFEFGSGFGYSAYWFLKGMADDGRIVLTEIDEDELAKGEEFLASAGLADRATFERGDAMEIAHDYAGPFDVALIDHQKSRYADAFDLIRDEIAPGGVVIADNMLYGGHDYHDSLDYVLDDGDLPDDENARGIVAYLEAVREAEGFSTSILPVGSGLAVTVRDAA; encoded by the coding sequence ATGCCCAGCTACATCGACGAGGAAGCCGAGCGATACGTTCGGGCGCTCGGGCCCGAACACGACGACCTGCACGCGGAGATGGCGGCGTTCGCCGACGAGCACGACTTTCCGATCATCGGCCCGGATGCGGGCGGCGTCCTTCGGTCCTACGCCGCTGCCACGCAGGCCGAGCGTATCTTCGAGTTCGGATCCGGCTTCGGCTACTCGGCGTACTGGTTTTTGAAGGGGATGGCCGACGACGGTCGGATCGTCCTCACGGAGATCGACGAGGACGAACTCGCGAAGGGCGAGGAGTTCCTCGCCAGCGCCGGCCTGGCCGATCGCGCCACGTTCGAACGCGGTGACGCGATGGAGATCGCCCACGATTACGCGGGGCCGTTCGACGTTGCCCTCATCGACCACCAGAAATCACGCTACGCCGACGCGTTCGACCTGATCCGCGACGAGATCGCGCCGGGCGGCGTCGTCATCGCCGACAATATGCTCTACGGCGGCCACGACTACCACGACAGTCTGGACTACGTGCTGGACGACGGCGACCTCCCCGACGACGAGAACGCCCGCGGGATCGTCGCGTACCTGGAAGCGGTTCGCGAAGCCGAGGGCTTTTCCACCTCCATCCTCCCGGTCGGAAGCGGTCTCGCGGTGACAGTTAGAGACGCGGCCTGA
- a CDS encoding MmgE/PrpD family protein encodes MTTTLEFARFVRETDYEDLSADVRDALKRRVLDSVGIAIAAETDASTRIVDRTVAELEADGPCTLWGRGRRASPVQAAMHNTALTRYLDYMDSFLAPGETPHPSDTIGAVIAAAEYAESTGEDLLAGLAIAYEIQGELAWNAPVRDEGFDHVTHTVIAAAAGVAKVLGLDELETQNAIAIAGTAHNALRVTRTGGINEWKGIASANAARNATYAAMLARNGMDGPRDLFEGQKGWQDVISGPFEVELTPGERVHDVMTKRYVAETYAQSAVEGVVELAEREDVDPDDVTGIKLETFAGAKLIIGGGEGNRYEVENRAQADHSLPYMLAVALIDRDLSLTQYERERILAADVQDLLRVVDVTANPDLTERFEAGEMPAIVDVTMDDGTTYRVEKDAFRGHPTDPIGWNGLEEKFDAVAGEYLASGERDELVERIRGLDERNVSELTALLA; translated from the coding sequence ATGACGACGACGCTCGAATTCGCCCGGTTCGTCCGGGAGACCGACTACGAGGACCTCTCGGCGGACGTCCGCGACGCGTTGAAGCGCCGCGTGCTCGACTCGGTCGGGATCGCGATCGCCGCCGAGACCGACGCATCGACCCGCATTGTCGACCGGACCGTGGCCGAGCTGGAAGCCGACGGGCCGTGTACCCTCTGGGGGCGCGGCCGCAGGGCCTCGCCGGTCCAGGCGGCGATGCACAACACCGCACTCACCCGGTATCTCGATTACATGGACTCGTTCCTCGCGCCCGGCGAGACGCCACACCCGAGCGATACGATCGGGGCGGTGATCGCCGCCGCGGAGTACGCGGAGTCCACGGGCGAAGACCTACTCGCCGGTCTCGCGATCGCCTACGAGATCCAGGGGGAACTCGCCTGGAACGCACCCGTCCGCGACGAAGGGTTCGACCACGTCACGCACACGGTGATCGCGGCCGCCGCGGGCGTCGCGAAGGTCCTCGGCCTCGACGAACTGGAGACGCAGAACGCCATCGCCATCGCCGGGACGGCCCACAACGCACTCCGGGTGACTCGCACCGGCGGCATCAACGAGTGGAAGGGGATCGCCTCGGCGAACGCGGCTCGCAACGCGACGTACGCCGCGATGCTCGCCCGCAACGGGATGGACGGACCGCGCGACCTCTTCGAGGGCCAGAAGGGCTGGCAGGACGTCATCTCGGGCCCCTTCGAGGTCGAGCTGACGCCCGGCGAGCGCGTCCACGACGTGATGACCAAGCGCTACGTCGCGGAGACCTACGCCCAGTCTGCAGTCGAGGGCGTCGTCGAACTCGCCGAGCGAGAGGACGTCGATCCAGACGACGTCACCGGGATCAAACTCGAGACGTTCGCCGGCGCGAAGCTCATCATCGGCGGCGGCGAGGGCAACCGGTACGAGGTCGAGAACCGAGCCCAGGCGGACCACTCTCTGCCGTACATGCTGGCGGTGGCGCTGATCGATCGAGACCTTTCGCTCACCCAGTACGAGCGCGAACGCATCCTCGCGGCCGACGTCCAGGACCTCCTCCGGGTCGTAGACGTGACGGCGAACCCCGATCTCACCGAGCGCTTCGAGGCGGGCGAGATGCCCGCGATCGTCGACGTCACGATGGACGACGGCACCACCTACCGCGTCGAGAAGGACGCATTTCGGGGCCACCCGACCGACCCGATCGGCTGGAACGGCCTGGAAGAGAAGTTCGACGCCGTGGCGGGCGAGTACCTGGCGAGCGGGGAACGCGACGAGCTCGTCGAGAGGATCAGAGGTCTGGACGAGCGGAACGTCTCGGAGCTGACGGCGCTGCTCGCCTGA
- a CDS encoding AbrB/MazE/SpoVT family DNA-binding domain-containing protein produces the protein MIAKEARVTSKGQVTIPKEIRERLELDAGTEVEFVLDDEGQITVHRKRSTMAELQALRDRLADHDVDLDEMRAASKRAWADQAGFES, from the coding sequence ATGATCGCAAAGGAGGCGCGCGTCACGAGCAAAGGGCAGGTGACGATTCCGAAGGAGATACGGGAGCGACTCGAACTCGACGCGGGAACGGAAGTCGAGTTCGTCCTCGACGACGAGGGGCAGATTACCGTCCACCGAAAGCGATCGACGATGGCAGAGCTGCAAGCACTTCGCGACCGACTCGCGGATCACGACGTCGATCTGGACGAGATGAGAGCGGCATCGAAACGAGCCTGGGCCGACCAGGCCGGATTCGAGTCGTGA
- a CDS encoding acetolactate synthase large subunit: protein MTAASDLLVACLEAEGVETVYGVPGEEVEDLLFSLRASSIEFVPTRHEQGAAFMADVHGRVTGEAGVCLATLGPGATNLITGVADAELDKSPLVAITGQGGRERLHKESHQALDVVDVFEPVVTWNAQIAAPETVPESVRKAFKLAEYEKPGATHLELPEDVAAAPVETASVDATPIFESEQVRRPDPDDASVERAASVIDAADRPIVLAGNGAVRTRAADHLRDFVDRLEIPVVATYMGKGAISDHDPASLMTLDSGPEGEAERAIERADCVIAVGYDIAEHDPQAWNPDLDTAIVHVDHEPAEVYRHYTPDVELVADVGAALEAVGERIPAEAHSLWCADRHDRILAQATSPPTADDPISVRNALPLLREAMADDDVLVSDVGSHKMAIAQAFPTYEPNTCIVSNGLASMGIAVPGALAADQALDSNVVAVTGDGGFLMNAAELETATRLDCGFTVVVFTDDDYGLISEKQVEHRGESTGTGLGNPDFVTFAESFGIEAHRPGTWDDVESAFAAAVPSDALSLIEIRLAST, encoded by the coding sequence GTGACCGCCGCGTCGGATCTCCTCGTTGCTTGTCTCGAAGCCGAAGGTGTCGAGACGGTCTACGGCGTCCCCGGCGAGGAGGTGGAGGACCTGCTGTTTTCCCTCCGGGCGTCGTCGATCGAGTTCGTCCCCACCAGACACGAGCAGGGGGCCGCGTTCATGGCCGACGTCCACGGCCGGGTGACCGGCGAGGCCGGCGTCTGTCTCGCGACGCTCGGTCCCGGTGCGACCAACCTCATCACGGGCGTCGCCGACGCGGAACTCGACAAGAGCCCGCTCGTGGCGATCACCGGCCAGGGCGGGCGCGAACGCCTGCACAAGGAGAGCCACCAAGCGCTGGACGTGGTCGACGTCTTCGAACCCGTCGTCACCTGGAACGCCCAGATCGCGGCGCCGGAAACCGTCCCCGAGTCCGTCCGCAAGGCGTTCAAACTCGCCGAGTACGAGAAGCCGGGTGCGACGCACCTCGAACTGCCGGAGGACGTCGCCGCTGCACCCGTCGAGACGGCGTCGGTCGACGCGACACCGATCTTCGAATCGGAACAGGTTCGCCGGCCGGATCCCGACGACGCGTCCGTCGAGCGGGCCGCGTCGGTGATCGACGCCGCCGATCGGCCGATCGTCCTCGCGGGCAACGGTGCCGTCAGGACCCGGGCGGCGGACCACCTCCGCGACTTCGTCGACCGCCTCGAGATCCCCGTCGTCGCGACGTACATGGGAAAGGGTGCGATCTCCGATCACGACCCGGCTTCGCTGATGACGCTCGATTCCGGGCCGGAGGGAGAGGCCGAGCGGGCGATCGAACGCGCCGATTGCGTGATCGCGGTGGGCTACGACATCGCCGAGCACGACCCGCAGGCGTGGAATCCGGACCTCGACACCGCGATCGTCCACGTCGACCACGAACCGGCGGAGGTGTATCGCCACTACACGCCCGACGTCGAACTCGTCGCGGACGTCGGCGCCGCCCTCGAGGCCGTCGGCGAGCGGATTCCGGCAGAGGCGCACTCGCTGTGGTGTGCGGACCGTCACGATCGCATCCTCGCCCAGGCCACGTCGCCGCCCACCGCAGACGATCCGATCTCCGTCCGGAACGCCCTCCCGCTCCTGCGCGAGGCGATGGCCGACGACGACGTGCTCGTCTCGGACGTGGGCAGTCACAAGATGGCGATCGCGCAGGCGTTCCCCACCTACGAGCCGAACACCTGCATCGTTTCGAACGGCCTGGCGAGCATGGGCATCGCCGTTCCCGGCGCGCTCGCCGCCGATCAGGCCCTCGATTCGAACGTCGTCGCCGTGACCGGCGACGGCGGCTTCCTGATGAACGCCGCGGAACTCGAGACGGCGACGCGACTCGACTGCGGCTTCACGGTCGTCGTCTTCACCGACGACGATTACGGCCTGATCTCCGAAAAGCAGGTCGAACACCGCGGTGAGTCCACCGGAACGGGCCTGGGGAACCCCGACTTCGTCACCTTCGCGGAGAGCTTCGGTATCGAGGCGCACCGGCCCGGGACGTGGGACGATGTCGAATCGGCGTTCGCGGCGGCGGTGCCTTCGGACGCCCTCTCGCTGATCGAGATACGGCTGGCCAGTACGTGA
- a CDS encoding phosphosulfolactate synthase, translating into MSDSTANTDEIDDRAFDFLHVNEREDKPREKGITEIRGPYYDPMGPRELRDILETMGRWVDIYKFSGGSFALMPEDAVRELIDICHEYDVKVSTGGFVENVLVRDNDEVERYFEEAERLGFDIVELSSGFLAIGTNDMVRMTELVAEEYEIEPKPEINVQFGAGGATDPEILAEQGQQDPEQAIEEGRRHLEAGANLLMVEAEGITEEVVEWRTDVAYRIANELGIENLVFEAPGPEMFEWYIKNFGPEINLFVDNSQIVELECMRSGLWGKATTWGRTVTWKGDRE; encoded by the coding sequence ATGTCAGACTCGACTGCGAACACAGACGAGATCGACGACCGCGCGTTCGACTTCCTGCACGTCAACGAGCGCGAGGACAAGCCAAGAGAGAAAGGTATCACGGAGATTCGCGGCCCGTACTACGACCCGATGGGCCCACGGGAGTTGCGCGACATCTTAGAGACGATGGGGCGGTGGGTGGACATATACAAGTTCTCCGGCGGTTCGTTCGCGCTCATGCCCGAGGACGCCGTCCGCGAGCTGATCGACATCTGTCACGAGTACGACGTGAAGGTCTCGACGGGCGGCTTCGTCGAGAACGTCCTCGTCCGTGACAACGACGAGGTCGAGCGGTACTTCGAGGAGGCCGAGCGACTCGGGTTCGACATCGTCGAGCTGTCGAGCGGCTTCCTCGCCATCGGCACCAACGACATGGTGCGGATGACGGAACTCGTCGCCGAGGAGTACGAGATCGAGCCGAAGCCGGAGATCAACGTCCAGTTCGGCGCCGGCGGCGCGACCGATCCCGAGATCTTAGCGGAGCAGGGCCAGCAGGATCCCGAGCAGGCCATCGAGGAGGGCCGTCGCCACCTGGAGGCGGGTGCGAACCTCCTGATGGTCGAAGCCGAGGGGATCACCGAGGAGGTCGTCGAGTGGCGAACCGACGTCGCCTACCGGATCGCGAACGAACTCGGGATCGAGAACCTCGTCTTCGAGGCGCCCGGTCCGGAGATGTTCGAGTGGTACATCAAGAACTTCGGGCCCGAGATCAACCTGTTCGTCGACAACTCCCAGATCGTCGAACTGGAGTGCATGCGCTCGGGTCTCTGGGGGAAGGCGACCACCTGGGGCCGGACCGTCACCTGGAAGGGCGATCGCGAATGA
- a CDS encoding type II toxin-antitoxin system VapC family toxin, whose translation MYFVDSWVWLEYLLDGEAADAAEAVIRDATTEAGGLIAPTVVAEVRYRIRCVEGSDAADEAVRILTSADEIQSMPLIDEVASEAADIRFRYYDGGTCELSYADAIHVATASLHDDCERLYSGDPDFAEIDEIETIILER comes from the coding sequence ATGTACTTCGTAGACTCCTGGGTGTGGCTCGAGTACCTGCTCGACGGGGAGGCAGCCGATGCCGCCGAAGCGGTGATACGAGACGCGACGACCGAGGCGGGAGGGCTGATCGCGCCGACCGTCGTCGCGGAGGTCCGATATCGAATCCGGTGTGTCGAAGGCAGTGATGCCGCGGACGAAGCAGTCCGAATTCTCACGAGTGCAGACGAGATCCAGAGTATGCCGCTCATCGACGAGGTCGCGTCCGAAGCCGCCGATATCAGGTTCCGGTACTACGATGGAGGCACGTGCGAGCTCTCGTACGCGGACGCGATACACGTCGCGACGGCCAGCCTCCACGACGACTGTGAGCGCCTCTACAGTGGCGATCCGGACTTCGCCGAGATCGACGAGATCGAGACGATCATCCTCGAACGATAG
- a CDS encoding amphi-Trp domain-containing protein, which produces MPEEVLFKSEASRSREDIAATLRSVADKLDAGEAITLKAGSESVTMDPPAQPTFEVKAEREGPTDGSGELSVEFELEWPEDGATDGDGNGDLQIE; this is translated from the coding sequence ATGCCCGAAGAAGTGCTCTTCAAATCCGAGGCCAGTCGTTCCCGGGAAGATATCGCGGCGACACTCCGATCCGTCGCCGACAAACTGGACGCCGGCGAGGCGATCACGCTGAAAGCGGGAAGCGAGTCGGTCACCATGGACCCGCCCGCACAGCCGACGTTCGAGGTGAAAGCCGAGCGCGAGGGCCCGACGGACGGCTCCGGCGAGTTGAGCGTCGAGTTCGAACTCGAGTGGCCGGAAGACGGGGCCACCGACGGCGACGGGAACGGTGACCTGCAGATCGAGTGA